The Chryseobacterium nakagawai genome has a segment encoding these proteins:
- a CDS encoding NADP-dependent oxidoreductase produces MKAVILNKDFKLEEGFTEKPQPQNNEVLIQIKASGFNPIDYQMLENELERKLISSPILGRELSGIIVEKGADVTQFNIGDEVFCGSGSMGSNGTYAEYISVPEAIVSLKPKNISFEQAASIPSAGLTSFQIFKRLKLQPQQTILITGAAGGVGSFLLKILLAHHIENFIATVGSEENRQMLLNLGVKGHQIVNYKEENLIDNILKANHHQPFDIGIDLVGNYMAEVTAEVLKINGTYVDVTALVTKEAHELLFNKGTLIMNISNYTYGMVKQYDYYKSSLEEITKLIENGSIIPSQYKIIGTLSLETVLKAHSILKNNQTQGHKLIMKNS; encoded by the coding sequence ATGAAAGCAGTTATTTTAAATAAAGATTTTAAACTTGAAGAGGGCTTTACAGAAAAACCTCAACCCCAAAACAATGAAGTATTAATTCAGATCAAGGCAAGTGGCTTCAATCCTATCGATTATCAGATGCTGGAAAATGAATTGGAAAGAAAGTTAATCAGTTCACCTATATTAGGAAGGGAATTATCTGGAATTATTGTAGAAAAAGGAGCTGATGTTACTCAATTCAACATTGGAGATGAAGTATTCTGTGGCAGTGGCTCTATGGGAAGCAATGGGACTTATGCAGAATACATTTCTGTTCCGGAGGCCATTGTTTCGCTCAAACCTAAAAATATTTCCTTCGAACAGGCAGCTTCTATTCCATCAGCAGGATTGACTTCCTTCCAAATTTTTAAAAGACTGAAATTACAGCCGCAACAAACGATTCTTATCACAGGTGCTGCCGGAGGAGTAGGTTCTTTTTTACTCAAGATTTTATTAGCTCATCATATTGAGAACTTTATTGCAACGGTTGGGAGCGAAGAAAATAGACAAATGCTTTTGAACCTGGGTGTAAAAGGCCATCAAATCGTTAATTATAAAGAAGAAAATCTCATAGACAACATTTTAAAGGCTAATCACCATCAACCTTTTGATATCGGAATTGATCTGGTAGGAAATTATATGGCTGAAGTCACAGCTGAAGTATTAAAAATCAACGGTACTTATGTAGATGTCACTGCTCTTGTCACCAAGGAAGCTCATGAACTTCTTTTCAACAAAGGAACTTTGATTATGAATATCTCTAACTATACGTACGGCATGGTTAAACAGTATGATTATTATAAAAGCAGCTTAGAGGAAATTACAAAACTTATTGAAAATGGTTCCATCATTCCATCACAATATAAAATAATAGGTACCCTTTCTTTGGAAACTGTTCTAAAGGCACACTCCATTCTTAAAAATAACCAGACTCAAGGTCATAAACTTATCATGAAAAACTCGTAA
- a CDS encoding cupin domain-containing protein, with protein sequence MNKIPRRIVTGSKDGKSIITEDQQVENAIEHFPGLIISDIWNTQTTPANLDHETRIPNTGFPQTPKNGTYFRYVVIPPDKDLGVEFKKGEPHPMMHQTPTLDYIIILSGELYLMMEEGETLIKPGDIVIQRGTNHAWSNRSDEPCIQLAVLIDASENID encoded by the coding sequence ATGAACAAAATACCAAGACGCATCGTAACAGGAAGTAAAGACGGAAAATCCATCATTACAGAAGATCAACAGGTAGAAAATGCCATAGAACATTTCCCTGGACTCATTATTTCAGATATCTGGAATACTCAAACAACTCCTGCAAACCTGGATCATGAAACAAGAATTCCCAATACCGGATTTCCACAAACACCCAAAAACGGAACCTATTTCCGATATGTAGTAATCCCTCCTGATAAAGATCTCGGCGTCGAATTCAAAAAAGGAGAACCTCATCCTATGATGCACCAGACACCAACATTAGATTATATTATCATCCTTTCCGGTGAACTTTATTTAATGATGGAAGAAGGAGAAACCCTAATCAAACCAGGAGATATTGTCATACAAAGAGGAACAAACCATGCATGGAGTAACCGTTCTGATGAACCTTGTATACAACTGGCTGTTCTGATAGATGCGAGTGAAAATATTGATTAA
- a CDS encoding TonB-dependent receptor plug domain-containing protein, with the protein MKRILFSITFLSSYCFAQETDSLNLNQYKNTDSARVFKKEIKTSTIEDVVVTGTIKPMSRSKSPVAVEIYSQKFFQKNPTPSIFEAISMVNGVKPQLNCSVCNTGDIHINGLEGPYTMILIDGMPIVSSLSTVYGLSGIPNSLVDRIEVVKGPASSIYGSEAMGGVINIITKNALTAPKLSVDMMTSTWAENNLDLSTKFNLGKNVASLLSLNYFSFKERIDQNKDNFTDSTLQDRISIFNKWNFKRKDNRQASFAMRYLYEDRFGGEMQWNKSFRGSDEVYGESIYTNRAEIFGLYEWPMKEHIVTQFSYNYHDQNSFYGSNPFNALQKVAFVQTYWDRSFGKHDITAGVTFKRTFYDDNTPGTLASDGITNAPMKSPIWGAFVQDQWEINDKNTLLLGYRYDYDKVHHSIHSPRFAWKFSPNPYHTLRFNFGTGFRVVNLFTEDHAALTGSREVVVKSDLQPERSVNGNLNYIWKIPVGTRMVNLDASAFYTYFSNKIVGDFDSDPNKIIYDNLHGYGISRGASLNVDFSFSFPLSVNVGVTYLDVYQKYDDENQKTQQLHAPKWSGTYNLTYKFPSNLTVDFTGQFYGPMRLPVLPNDFRPEYSPFYSLANIQVSKSFKSGFEVYCGIKNLFNFTPKDPLMRPFDPFDKYVDDPVSNPNHYTFDTAYGYAPMQRIRGFLGVKYTLK; encoded by the coding sequence ATGAAGCGAATATTATTTTCTATTACTTTTTTATCCTCTTATTGTTTTGCCCAGGAGACAGACAGTTTAAATTTAAATCAATATAAAAACACAGATTCTGCAAGGGTTTTCAAAAAAGAGATCAAAACAAGTACTATTGAGGATGTAGTGGTAACCGGAACTATAAAACCAATGAGCAGATCCAAAAGCCCGGTGGCAGTTGAGATCTACAGCCAGAAATTTTTTCAGAAAAATCCTACTCCAAGTATTTTTGAAGCCATCAGTATGGTAAATGGAGTAAAACCACAGTTGAACTGTTCTGTATGTAATACCGGAGATATTCATATCAATGGGTTGGAAGGACCTTATACCATGATCCTGATTGATGGAATGCCCATCGTAAGTTCACTTTCTACGGTATATGGATTGAGTGGAATTCCCAACAGTTTGGTAGACAGAATAGAAGTGGTAAAAGGCCCGGCATCTTCTATTTATGGCTCTGAAGCAATGGGGGGAGTGATTAATATTATTACTAAAAATGCTTTAACGGCTCCAAAGCTAAGTGTAGATATGATGACCAGTACATGGGCTGAAAATAACCTTGACCTTTCTACGAAGTTTAATCTTGGAAAGAATGTAGCTTCATTATTAAGTTTAAATTATTTCAGTTTCAAGGAAAGGATAGATCAGAATAAAGACAATTTTACAGATTCTACTTTACAGGACAGAATTTCTATTTTTAACAAATGGAATTTTAAAAGAAAAGATAACCGACAGGCGAGTTTTGCGATGAGATACCTCTATGAAGATCGTTTTGGAGGTGAAATGCAGTGGAATAAATCTTTCCGTGGTAGTGATGAAGTGTATGGAGAAAGTATTTATACCAACAGAGCGGAAATTTTCGGGTTGTATGAATGGCCGATGAAGGAGCATATCGTGACTCAGTTTTCCTATAATTATCATGACCAGAATTCTTTTTACGGATCCAATCCGTTCAATGCTCTTCAGAAAGTAGCTTTTGTACAAACGTATTGGGATAGAAGTTTCGGAAAACATGATATTACAGCCGGGGTAACTTTTAAAAGAACTTTTTATGATGATAATACTCCGGGAACTCTGGCATCAGATGGCATAACCAATGCTCCGATGAAGTCCCCGATCTGGGGGGCATTTGTGCAGGACCAATGGGAGATTAATGATAAAAATACTTTGTTATTAGGATACCGCTATGATTATGATAAGGTGCATCACTCCATACATTCTCCAAGGTTCGCATGGAAATTCTCACCGAATCCGTATCATACATTGAGATTCAACTTCGGAACAGGGTTCAGAGTTGTGAATCTTTTTACAGAGGATCATGCTGCGCTGACCGGTTCCAGAGAAGTGGTAGTGAAATCAGATCTGCAGCCTGAAAGATCTGTGAACGGAAATTTGAACTATATCTGGAAAATTCCTGTGGGAACCCGAATGGTGAATCTTGATGCTTCGGCTTTCTACACCTATTTCAGTAATAAAATTGTTGGTGATTTCGACTCTGATCCGAATAAGATTATTTATGATAATCTTCATGGATATGGAATTTCCAGAGGAGCTTCATTGAATGTGGATTTCAGTTTTTCATTTCCTTTAAGTGTTAATGTAGGAGTAACCTATCTTGATGTCTATCAGAAATATGATGATGAAAATCAAAAAACACAGCAACTGCATGCTCCAAAATGGAGTGGAACCTATAACCTGACCTATAAATTTCCTAGTAATCTGACAGTAGATTTCACAGGACAGTTTTATGGGCCTATGAGACTTCCGGTTTTGCCTAATGACTTCCGTCCTGAATATTCACCATTTTATTCGTTGGCTAACATTCAGGTTTCAAAGAGCTTTAAATCCGGATTTGAAGTTTATTGTGGAATTAAAAACTTATTCAACTTTACTCCTAAAGACCCTCTGATGAGGCCTTTTGACCCGTTTGATAAATATGTTGATGATCCGGTCAGCAATCCTAATCATTATACTTTCGATACCGCTTATGGATATGCTCCAATGCAACGTATCAGAGGGTTCCTGGGAGTGAAATATACCCTAAAATGA
- a CDS encoding homogentisate 1,2-dioxygenase yields MRYHLSGNIPQKRHTVFKSPEDKFYYEQLFGTEGFHGISSLLYHIHRPTQIKSIGEPKDVTPKIAVEKNITPRMFKGMNVTPEDDFMDSRKILLMNNDLKMGLAKPRKSMDYFYKNAECDELLFVHEGTGILKTFVGDLEFGVGDYLIIPRGTIYQVELQSENTVFFVLESHSPIYTPKRYRNEFGQLLEHSPFCERDIIAPSFNEPKDEKGEFLIKVKKENQITDFIYATHPFDVVGWDGYFYPYKFNIKNFEPITGRIHQPPPVHQNFEAHNFVVCSFCARMYDYHPMAIPAPYNHSNIDSDEVLFYTEGDFMSRNHIDLMDFTLHPGGIVHGPHPGAMERSIGKKFTEEYAVMVDPFRPLKITEEALKVEDPSYKTSWLE; encoded by the coding sequence ATGAGATATCATCTATCGGGAAACATCCCACAAAAAAGACATACCGTCTTTAAATCTCCGGAAGATAAATTTTACTATGAACAGCTTTTCGGAACCGAAGGTTTTCATGGGATCTCTTCTCTATTGTACCATATTCACCGCCCTACACAGATCAAATCAATCGGGGAACCGAAAGATGTAACTCCAAAAATTGCGGTGGAGAAAAACATTACACCAAGAATGTTCAAAGGAATGAATGTCACTCCTGAAGACGATTTCATGGACAGCCGTAAGATCCTTTTGATGAATAACGATCTGAAAATGGGATTGGCAAAGCCAAGAAAATCGATGGATTATTTCTACAAAAATGCAGAATGCGACGAGCTTTTATTCGTCCATGAAGGAACCGGAATTTTGAAAACATTTGTGGGAGATCTTGAATTTGGTGTTGGTGACTATCTTATTATTCCAAGAGGAACCATTTATCAGGTAGAATTACAGTCTGAAAATACCGTATTCTTCGTACTGGAAAGCCACTCTCCTATTTACACTCCCAAAAGATACAGAAATGAATTCGGGCAGCTTTTAGAACATTCTCCGTTTTGTGAAAGAGACATTATTGCTCCTTCTTTTAATGAACCTAAAGATGAAAAAGGAGAATTTTTAATTAAAGTAAAAAAGGAAAACCAGATCACAGACTTTATTTATGCTACTCATCCATTTGATGTGGTAGGCTGGGACGGATATTTCTATCCTTATAAGTTTAATATCAAAAATTTTGAACCTATTACAGGAAGAATTCATCAACCCCCACCGGTTCATCAGAATTTTGAAGCGCATAATTTTGTAGTATGCTCTTTCTGTGCAAGAATGTATGATTACCATCCAATGGCTATTCCTGCACCTTATAACCACTCCAATATTGATTCCGATGAGGTATTATTCTATACGGAAGGTGATTTTATGAGCCGTAATCATATTGATTTAATGGACTTCACCCTTCATCCGGGAGGAATCGTTCATGGTCCTCACCCGGGAGCTATGGAAAGAAGTATCGGGAAAAAATTTACGGAGGAATACGCGGTAATGGTAGACCCTTTCCGCCCATTAAAAATTACGGAAGAAGCTTTAAAAGTGGAAGATCCGTCTTACAAAACTTCATGGTTGGAATAA
- a CDS encoding thioredoxin family protein translates to MKTGTFSELERLQKDSPKPVIIHLYTDWCSVCKIEYFRFNKDKELVEMMNDNFYLIHFEAEKTKEKINFQGQEFEYLSNGNSGIHELALALSKNKEQPVYPLWIFLDKNQNLVYYQEGLLTPEKMKQKLKEISAL, encoded by the coding sequence ATGAAGACAGGGACTTTTTCTGAACTTGAACGTTTACAAAAAGATTCTCCAAAGCCTGTTATAATTCATCTATATACGGATTGGTGTTCAGTCTGTAAAATCGAATATTTTCGTTTCAATAAGGATAAAGAGTTAGTTGAAATGATGAATGATAATTTTTATCTGATTCATTTTGAGGCTGAAAAAACAAAAGAAAAGATCAATTTTCAAGGACAGGAATTTGAATATTTATCCAATGGTAATTCCGGAATTCATGAACTGGCGTTGGCATTGTCAAAAAACAAGGAACAGCCAGTTTATCCGCTGTGGATTTTCCTGGATAAGAATCAGAATTTGGTGTATTATCAGGAAGGATTATTGACTCCTGAAAAAATGAAACAGAAATTGAAGGAGATTTCGGCTTTGTAG